Proteins co-encoded in one Actinomadura luteofluorescens genomic window:
- the ftsZ gene encoding cell division protein FtsZ: protein MAAPQNYLAVIKVVGIGGGGVNAVNRMIEEGLKGVEFIAINTDAQALLMSDADVKLDVGRELTRGLGAGANPDVGRKAAEDHREEIEEVLKGADMVFVTAGEGGGTGTGGAPVVANIARSLGALTIGVVTRPFSFEGKRRAMQAEAGIETLRDEVDTLIVIPNDRLLSISDRQVSVLDAFKAADQVLLSGVQGITDLITTPGLINLDFADVKSVMSGAGSALMGIGSARGDDRSVAAAEMAISSPLLEASIDGAHGVLLSISGGSDLGLFEINEAAQLVSNAAAPDANIIFGAVIDDALGDEVRVTVIAAGFDEGRPAKPVPEPESKRLPPPPRPVPPPAPANPIPSRVGRSEPPGPQPTAQQSVAQAAAAPPPPAPVQQRPEGDRAQAPARAQDDRSAGRGEQSRPEGPASGQPGPPADRDAGESGGSRAPAPRPPSEQPSPRVHAGENDGGPASGQRRRPVVFDEDDDLDVPDFLK, encoded by the coding sequence GTGGCAGCACCGCAGAATTACCTCGCGGTCATCAAGGTCGTCGGCATCGGCGGCGGCGGCGTCAACGCCGTCAACCGGATGATCGAAGAGGGACTCAAGGGCGTCGAGTTCATCGCGATCAACACGGACGCCCAGGCGCTGCTGATGAGTGACGCCGACGTGAAACTCGACGTGGGCCGCGAGCTCACCCGGGGCCTGGGCGCCGGGGCGAACCCCGACGTCGGCCGCAAGGCCGCCGAGGACCACCGGGAGGAGATCGAGGAGGTCCTCAAGGGCGCCGACATGGTGTTCGTCACCGCCGGCGAAGGCGGCGGCACCGGCACCGGCGGCGCGCCCGTGGTCGCCAACATCGCCCGCTCGCTCGGCGCCCTGACGATCGGCGTGGTCACCCGCCCGTTCAGCTTCGAGGGCAAGCGCCGCGCGATGCAGGCCGAGGCAGGCATCGAGACGCTGCGCGACGAGGTCGACACCCTCATCGTCATCCCGAACGACCGGCTGCTGTCGATCTCCGACCGGCAGGTCAGCGTGCTGGACGCCTTCAAGGCCGCCGACCAGGTGCTGCTGTCCGGTGTCCAGGGCATCACCGACCTGATCACCACCCCGGGTCTGATCAACCTGGACTTCGCCGACGTCAAGTCCGTGATGTCCGGCGCCGGCTCGGCGCTGATGGGCATCGGCTCGGCGCGCGGCGACGACCGCTCGGTCGCGGCCGCCGAGATGGCGATCTCCAGCCCGCTGCTGGAGGCCAGCATCGACGGCGCGCACGGCGTGCTGCTGTCCATCTCCGGCGGCTCCGACCTCGGGCTGTTCGAGATCAACGAGGCGGCGCAGCTGGTGTCCAACGCGGCCGCCCCCGACGCCAACATCATCTTCGGCGCGGTCATCGACGACGCGCTCGGCGACGAGGTCCGGGTCACGGTGATCGCGGCGGGTTTCGACGAGGGGCGTCCGGCCAAGCCGGTCCCTGAGCCGGAGAGCAAGCGGCTGCCCCCGCCCCCGCGTCCCGTCCCGCCGCCCGCGCCGGCCAACCCGATCCCCAGCAGGGTCGGGCGGTCCGAGCCCCCGGGCCCGCAGCCGACCGCGCAGCAGTCGGTGGCGCAGGCCGCCGCCGCGCCGCCGCCTCCGGCCCCCGTGCAGCAGCGGCCGGAAGGCGACCGGGCGCAGGCGCCCGCGCGCGCCCAGGACGACCGGTCCGCCGGGCGCGGCGAGCAGTCCCGGCCCGAGGGGCCGGCGTCCGGGCAGCCGGGGCCGCCGGCCGACCGGGACGCCGGCGAGTCCGGCGGTTCGCGCGCCCCCGCGCCCCGCCCGCCCTCCGAGCAGCCCTCCCCCCGCGTGCACGCGGGGGAGAACGACGGCGGCCCCGCCTCCGGGCAGCGCCGCCGTCCCGTCGTGTTCGACGAGGACGACGACCTCGACGTCCCCGACTTCCTGAAGTGA